Proteins encoded together in one Hevea brasiliensis isolate MT/VB/25A 57/8 chromosome 16, ASM3005281v1, whole genome shotgun sequence window:
- the LOC110636957 gene encoding uncharacterized mitochondrial protein AtMg00810-like: MLGCKPAESPIETNHKLQAGVRESVDIGRYQRLIGRLIYLSHIKPDIAYAVGLVSQYMHDPRESHLEAIFRILRYLKSAPGKESLFSKHGHLQIKAFIDGD, encoded by the coding sequence ATGCTAGGTTGTAAACCAGCAGAGTCTCCCATTGAGACAAATCACAAATTGCAAGCTGGAGTTAGGGAATCCGTGGATATTGGGAGATATCAAAGGTTAATTGGCAGACTGATTTACCTTTCACATATCAAACCAGATATAGCATATGCAGTGGGTCTAGTGAGTCAGTATATGCATGATCCTCGTGAATCTCATTTGGAGGCTATTTTTCGTATCTTGCGATACTTAAAATCTGCACCTGGGAAAGAATCTCTTTTCTCAAAGCATGGCCATCTTCAGATTAAGGCCTTTATAGATGGAGATTAG
- the LOC110636976 gene encoding uncharacterized protein LOC110636976, which yields MATEDFSFPTFTDTTSSAIDSPPLWRLSPATSPDSCHRATKTKEEEEEEEEEEEEEDSDKEEDYQDCFPTHEPTQRWSFSWVERVGRGAKLKDEEDGEEKMDMLWEDFNEELSMKRSRSLSRIDDSDRHHMVNMGCVHQFKSLRSSKKTSSNAMVSPRKPPATSTAGFVVFMKVLKKLFLLHNSHQPHVSVHQNHRSRIRRVENGSW from the coding sequence ATGGCCACAGAAGACTTTAGCTTCCCTACCTTCACCGACACCACCTCCTCCGCCATCGACTCTCCGCCTTTATGGAGGTTGTCTCCGGCAACTTCTCCTGATTCTTGCCATAGAGCCACAAAaactaaagaagaagaagaagaagaagaagaagaagaagaagaagaagacagtgACAAAGAAGAAGACTACCAAGATTGTTTTCCAACTCACGAACCCACCCAAAGATGGAGTTTTTCATGGGTAGAGCGAGTAGGTAGGGGTGCAAAGTTGAAAGACGAAGAAGATGGAGAGGAAAAGATGGACATGTTATGGGAAGATTTCAATGAAGAATTGTCGATGAAAAGAAGCAGGAGTTTATCAAGAATTGACGATTCTGATCGTCATCATATGGTTAACATGGGATGTGTTCATCAGTTTAAATCTTTGAGATCGTCGAAAAAAACTAGTAGTAATGCCATGGTTTCACCTAGGAAGCCTCCTGCAACATCAACTGCAGGTTTTGTTGTGTTCATGAAAGTTTTGAAGAAGCTTTTCTTGCTTCATAATTCTCATCAGCCCCATGTTTCTGTTCATCAAAACCACCGCTCTCGCATCAGGAGAGTTGAAAATGGATCATGGTGA